ACACCGGCCGTGGCGCCGAATTTGAGGGTGCCATCATCGCCTTCTTCCACCTGCTCGTTTCACGCACCGACAaggtgcgtgcgctgcgtgaGGCTTTCTACCGCCCGCAGCTGCCGAACCTGACGAACATCTTCTCCACTATCGTGGTGTTCGTTGTCGTTGTCTTCTTCCAGGGCTTCCGCGTGCCGCTCATGACGAAGAGCAAGTACAACGGCGGCGACCGCCAGCCCTACATGATTAAGCTCTTCTACACGAGCAACATGCCGATTATTTTGCAGACAAGCATTGTGTCCAACATCAGCTTCTTTTCTCAGATCCTGTCGCGCCGCTTCGGCAACCGCAACTTCCTGATCAACCTGCTCGGCCGCTGGGAGGAGCGCGGCTAcaacggcggtggcaacggcCAGCTGTTTCCTGTCGGTGGTCTCGCATACTACCTCGTGCCCCCGGCAACCTTCTACGACCTGATGGCCGACCCCATTCACGCCATCTTCTATGTGGTCTTTGTACTTACTTCCTGCGCCATCTTCTCCCGCCTGTGGATCACCATCTCGCACACGGCGCCGCGCGAcgtggcgaagcagctggCCTCGCAGGGCCGCTGGCTTGTGCAGGCCcgcgagagcgaggaggacatggCCCGTCTCTTGGAGAAGTACATTCCAGTCGCGGCCAGCTTTGGGGGTCTTTGCGTTGGCGCGCTGACGATCTTTGCGGACTTCCTTGGCGCCATTGGTAGCGGCACTGGCATCCTGCTCTCCGTCACTATGATCAACCAGTACTACGAGATTCTTCAGCAGGAGGCCCAGGACCTCGGCTACGGCTTCCTGAAGCAAAAGGTGGCGTAGTCCAGAGCAACGCTTAGTGACACAGAGAGCCGAGGCAAAGGATCTCGTATTGacctctgcgcgtgtggcgGCGTTGGGATGTGTCTGTGCTTCAGTGAGACCGTGCGTTTGTTTGCACCTTCGCTTACGCTGAGCACGGCgagcaggaggtggcggGGGCATTGCGCGGCATTTCACTTCATCAtttctcttgctcttcttcgtttGCAAGAGGCATTAGGCTCGGTTCACCCAGGGGAGACCTGGAttgtgagagggaggagttgggtggagaggaggggggcggtgaTTAAGTGTTTCGTACAAGGCAAGAAGGACCAGGATACAGCGAGGAAGTCGCAGGACAAGGTACACACAGTGACTGCTGCAGGTCATAGCTTCCCCGTGGCCACAGAAATGGGCCGCGTGCGAtggtgatggcgctgcgtaGTGGGCATGCCCATTCGCTCGCTGCCCTATCGCTTCGCCCCATGTGCCGGGGTAGCtctgtgtgagtgcgtgtgtgactcCAAGTGCTGTATGGAGGCGAAGCCCGACGGTgaggagcgaggggaggaCAGTAGCTGTGCCAGAGGTTGAGGGCGGTGCAACAGCCGAGTAGGCGAGGACTCTGGGAGCTCAAAGGGCGAGTGAAGGGGTATCGTGCAATGTCGAACATACGATGTCCTTGCACCGattctctgtgtgtgtgcttcttccCCAGcatccttccctcccccctgagCGCATGCATGCATTCCTGGGCTCTTTTTATCGAGTGCGTGCGGTCAGCGATGTTCCCCCCCTCGTTCATGGGCGGCGGTCTCCCTGTTTTCGCCTCCGgtctcccttctctgtgcCCTGATCATGCGCGTCGTCTGTCATGCTACGCACAGAGGTCATGTGCAGGCTCAGTCGAGCAGCTCACTCGCCGCTTCCTCGCTGTCGCCCCTTCGCATCTCGTATCCGCTGCGGATGCTTGATGAGTTGATCTATCGCGTCGTTGTGAACTTGATGATGGCTCGCTTGACACTGCAGCGCTTATCCattctttccctctctctttctcccgtCTACTTCTCGCTTTAGTGAGCACTTTTGCGCGCCTCGTCTCCAGGGAGGGGAGGTTGGCGCGCTGTGCTTCGGAGTATAGATAGCTACGCAAGTGAGGGAGAtggagtgggtgggggtggcgggtGATCatctcgctgctgcatcgctgtcGGCTAAAGAATTTTCCCTGTACCGGCGTCTTTTTCGGTTTGTCTTTGCGCGCCTGTCTCTTGTGTGTATTGGCGCGTCTTcttccaccccctctctctctgtggcgtAGGGATAGAAACTCTCCTGTCTGtgtagatgtgtgtgtgtgtgcgtgtgtgtgtggtagtTTGCTGGACgagtggtggtagtggtggtggtgacgatgCCGTGGCGCTTGTCTTTTGCTTGTCTATCGCCTCTAAAGAAGGGGGACCGAATCAACAGTAGCAACAAACAAGTCATACACTGAGTGACGCTACCCTCTCTTTAGCTTCTCACTTCCGTTctcacctctgcctcttcaccccctcctccatggTTTCAGCTCTCCGAGACGAGCAAGCATCTCCCACGCGCTGAGCGACGACAAGAAATGGCGGATGGGGCGTGTCAGTGCCAGgtgcggagaggggagggagaggaaagtgCGTGTGGGCCATAGATGAGGTGAGGTATTATGATCTCTTAGTCCTAGGCGCCCACACCAACGCACTcctctacacacacccacacaaagtAACCAAGAGGCAGAGCCAAGTAACGCGAAAGAGGCGTATGCGTGCATGTCCACGAAGATTCCCGCTACTTTCTGCCTCCCTTTTCCATCGCTGATGCAAACCTGtgcgtgtttctcttctcttcacgtGGGCTCTATTAGGGAGTCTGCCGGGCAGCATCGTTGccgaaggggaagaggaggagagagaagggggggggggaagcagCGTAGGCTGCGTCTCGTGTCTGCGCCGCTTCTTTGTCTTCCCCAGAGAGCCCCCTGACTATGAGGGGACGGACCAGGGCGTGTGCAGAGaaaagtggtggtggtggtgggggggggagggacgttGCGTGCTGACGCGTCTCCGActgttttcttccttttctcctctttccgcACTCCTCTTTTCGGGCCCCAGGTGAGAGCACACGCTTGCGAGCGTGTGCTCCGGTGCAcaacctcctcccctgccctccccccacatTGGCTTCCCAAGAGTATGGTACGCACTAGCAAGCAGATCACTCTCCCCTGGCTATCATCACACGTTTCtcgtcctccctctccttcccggTCCACCTCTCTGCTCTATTGATCTCTTCCGTTGGTGCTGTGGGCAGTGCGGACGAGGCGTGTTGCTGCGACTTTGGACTGTCCTCGCCTCACAGCCCCAAagtgcgcttctctcttcgttggTAATTTACTTCGCCTCTTGCATACGCGCGTGGGACATAACCCAATGCGgtgtccctcctcctcctcctcgcagaGTCATGGAGCGCGCGttgcgtgtgcatgcgcggAAGGGAAGACTTGGGCGAGGGAGACGCAATCTGTtgccgtggcggagctgctgctgattttACTCTCCCATTCTCTCGTGTTCccgcgcagcaccacacacagacccCAGGAAAGTAAAGACGCAGCTCGTGTAACCCGTACTGGTGCCACTGCCTTGGCGATTTCTtcttgctttctttttcgcttctgTGTGCCACGATAGGGTGGAGGTGCGTCTTTATTTTCCACAGATGCCCACCCTATTGGCAcatcgtctccctctctcactccaTTGCACGGAGGTCATCTCCTTCACACACGTCAGAGCTCTCGCCCGTGCTCATACCGAAGGAGAGAGCTGACGAGCCAGAAGAgtaacacagagagagagagaggggctgAACACATCGACGGATTATACTTATATGTTTTACCGTGCCCTGTCACGGCCTCtggctcctgctgctgtcagCATTGCCATCGTTGTTCGCTCTTGTCTTGGTTTCCTTAcatgcgtttgtgtgttctCTTCCTACTTGCGTTTTGCTTCTCGCTCACTTGTGGGGGtcttttttgcctttcaTTCGCTCCTTGACGTCCTGCTCTCTACTCTTctttgcccctcccccctcttcacttcgCCATCCGCGCTGacagcgcgcgtgtgtgtgtgtctgcatggTTTGGTGCCATGTTTTCGAGTATAGATTTGGCTCCCGCCGCACGGATCTGCAGTCCACGCAGCTCACTCTGTTGGAGGTGCAGGTGCCGTGCGGCGACCGGCCACGCGCGCGTGAGGGAGGCCGCATAGATCTCCATAACATCGTGTGGACCCGTCTGGGATGAGGGCAAGATGCGCAGTCTCGTCGAGTAGCATCAGCAGTTGGTGCGATGAACCAGTCAGGTGTTGAAAGCGTCATGCGAGTGGGTGGGGAGCTTGATGAACCACACCCTAGAGGGCGAGCAAGGCGCAATGCCAGGATGCCTCAACAGCGGCTCATTCGGCCCGCACCGACTGCCGTCAGAGGTGTACGCAGTACTAGCCaccccacaccacacaccacaGCCTCCGAGGCAGCACGAGTACGGTGTCGTGTAGCCTTGAGGTGAGCAAGATGAACGCGCAGTCGGGCAGAGGCTGACGGTACGCAGTcagtggctgcagcagcgccagatCGTTCGACAGGTGGCGCGTGAACAAGCTCGACTACGGCGACGAGTAGGATGACAGGGACGTCTCGGACGGAAACTGGCGAGATCCAGCCACGCAACTTGGCCACAAACATCTCTGTGGAGTACATTTCTGGCGGCGTGCTTGACTCTGTGCCGCTCGCTCACGACTATTATTGGGCCTGTGGCCGAAAACAACCAGTGCAGCTATGGCTACGCAGTCGCTTACACTGCTGTGCGGTACACTTTTACGCCGTTGCAGACGTCAGCGCGTCTGCCGCGCTTCTCACTGCTAGGGGCGGCCTGTGCCACTTGTGATGTCATCAAAGCCCACGTCATCGTCGGTGTTTTTAGCATCAGCTGCATTGCTGACCAGCGCTAGGATCGGGTAGGATAGCGGCGAACCTCTTTGGTGGCTTACTTGCAACCACCGAAGACAGGTGTTCCGCTCACTGCTCATTCAAGGCATGTCCGTCACGATGAGTGCCAGCGATGCAGAGAGTCATGCGGTCGTCGTCATGTCCAATACGTCTTATGAACTcgagtggcagcggcaataCTCACACCGGTGTCTCCGCCGGCGTCTCGGGAgcacagcgcctccacaCTAGCGGACGTCTCCCCGGCTTCGATGGCGTTTTCCTCGCCGAAGATCTCTTCCATGGCGGCCCGGTCGCATCCCAACAGCCATCCGTCGCCGCGCCTTACGTTCGAGCAACCTGGAGCAAtgctgccccccctccccccggctgaaagcggagagaggcagcgctaACATCACCACTcacccgcagcggcgccacacgaagcgcagctggcagTTGTTGCATCAGTAGACATAACACCtacgcggtgcagcgccgcaccagTTCTTCAGCGGAGGACTCGATTCGCAACAACCACAGTGATGTATCCGCATAGGCGGCGGCCTCTACAGCGTGCCTGCGTGTATTCCCGCGCGCCCTCGTATTGCTCATCTTAAAGGGTGCAAGCACGAAGagtctccctttttttcttagCCTCTGCCTGTGCCGTCTGCGGCACGCCGATGCTTCTGTGCTGCCGACCTCTTCACAGCCGTAGCGCCAGTAGCGAAAGGTAAATTGTGCGGTGGGGAGCTAAGCACGATGGGATGAAGACAAgatgggaggggaggggggaaggaggaggaggctctTATTAGGAAAATAGTAGTGTAGAGCTCTAGTCGCGGATGGGTCGCTCGCTAGTCGAAGGTGTGTACAGGATGCGATGTGCAGTgacgggggggggatgaaggcagaggagagtGAATGGCGAATGGCCTGTACTACGGAGGTGCATCCTCGACTCCCTTTTCTAGGGCGGAGCGATACGTTTCCCATTCACCCACTCACACGTACGGCGGAGGTACGCATGTCGACCTCCCGTGCCTGATGAATTCCACTTCACTTctcgccgccccccccccccctcccctccccctcgcgcATGCACATGGCCCATACGTAATCGTCAACGAATTCGGACTTTACTTGCCCACCCGCTCGCCTTTTgatccccccctctctccctccctccctcgccaaTGTGTAGTTCACAGTCTTCCCTGCATGCGAGGCAGAAGGCCTAGCAGAGGGTCCACCACACGAGTAgcagaccccccccccccccaccgcgCCCAGCCGCCCCCCTTGACTCTTTCCTCCTGCACCCCCTTCTATTCTGAACTCATCATTCATATAAGTCATCACACCCGCCTCCACATCTTTTCACCTGTTGTGTTCTCTCACTCGCAGCGCAACACAAAGAGAATTCGCAAGAGCGAACAAGCAGCAACTACCGCATTCACCGATCgctcgtggcgctgctgcacggggagagagaggtacgcacctgcttcctctctctcttcacctttCATCggtcctctctttcttcccgCTCGTATGCTGGTCAACTCTCTGTTCTGTGTGACTTCATCTATTGCTGGACTAGGCTTTCACTTGTCGTTAGTGTGGCCTACCTGACTagcccccttttccctttcatcgtgtgagcgtgtgcgttCTACGCTGCTTTCGCTCctgcgtcttctctcttctttggttACCCTCTTTGGGTAGagtgcgcgctgctgtgcttggCGCTGTGTTGggcgtgtgcttctcttctatTACTGTTCTTTATTTCATCTTTGCCTCCTTTAGGGGGTTTCTCActgcgggtgcgtgcgtgcctgcgcgGAATCAGCGCAGACAatctttctcttgctcccTCTATCATCGTGCTTCGTTACCCTCTGCGTCTTGCGGGGAGTGCGGTGGTCGCTTTCGCCcgtctctctgtccctccctcctcgtagcgccttttttcccttttcgctgttcgtcgcctcctcctctccaccatCACCTGTGTGTCGTCGAGAATGAGCTCATCAGAGGATCAATCGCCGCCATTTCCAACCCCTGAGCACTTGCCGCACCAGGTGAGCCCGTCGCCAGGGGCACACGCCGTCGTGCCTGCGCTTGATCCCCCAGAGAACCATACGTCTAGGAGACGACGACATTCTCACCACGACGGTAGTGCCTCACACGCTCTGGCTGCATCatcgcacaggcacaggcacaggcacaagTCAAGGTCGCGGAGCTACTGTGCGACTACAGCATCCGGCGAAGACAAGGAGGTCCCTTCGAAGGAGACAGGCGTTGCTAATGAGGCACTAATGACGGAGGACTACGACGGCAAGACAGATCGAGAGTGCCTCGACAGTACGGTAGCCACACTGAGTCCGCCGGCCGGCAACGGCGGTTCCCTCCAACCGAGCCCGATGCAGTCGTCTTCGCCTCAATGCGGCCCAGCTGTTCTCACccctgccagcgccgctgcggaggtggcgtACGCTTCGGGGGTAATAGGGCTGCCGTCCCACGCGCCCAACAGTACTGCTGCGCAGGCTTGCAGCGCAGGGCTAACCCACGCCTCTATGACGCATACCGGAGGTCAGGCGCTCAGTTCCATCCCTGCGTCAGGCCCTGAGAAGCCGATCTCTAATCTTGGTGAGTACGGCAAGGGACCTGTGTGGCCGCTaatcgccgctgcagcgtcatcGGAGTCGTTTACCGAAACATTGGACATTTTTAGCCCCGCATCCGCGCGGGAGGCAAATTTCGAGGTAGCGAAACAGTCGTGGAGGCGTGGGGGTGGCAATCATCTTCCCTTCCAGACTTTTGTAGCTGTACCAGCTGGCGTAGACGTCGGCGAGGGCAACATGTCTCGCTTGCCGTGCGTGAATCTGGGCCCCGCCGATGCGGATCGCCCCATCGCGGAGGAAATGGAagtggcagagaagcaccGGTACAGTGACGAGCGAGATGACGCCTTTCCCATGGCAGGCAGTTATTTGGATGTTGGTGCTGAGCACATACATGGAGGCGATCTGCACTGCGGCATGGAAGGCGCTGGTGAGGCTTGGGAGAGCGACGACCGGGTCGAGGACGACCCCAAGATTTCTCGCTCAGCGGAGCCCTGCTGCTCACTGTGCGTGGACGTTAGCAAAGACCCTGACATTTGGCGTCGCAGTCAACCACGTCGCCACGCGTTCGAGCGCCCGCTGCACTCAATGCAGGTTATGGCGTTTGTctttgagctgctgctgattggCCTTTTCTGGTCGAGCGTCTTCGCGGGGTACATCTTGCTCTACACCCAGGACAAGCAGGACTGCATGGCTGAGCTGGTCACCTTTGCTCTCCTCGTGCTTGCCGGGACGATATGGCTCTACGGGTCCCTCATATTAATCTCCTTCAGGGACTGTGCAGACCGCAGCAACACGGGTGAGCTCTGCGTGTTCTGCCGGCGCTGCACGCGCTTGAGCTCGAAGCACTGCAAGGCGTGTAACAAGTGTGTGGAGGGATTCGACCACCACTGCAAGTGGCTGAACATGTGTGTCGGCGACAAGAACTACCgactcttcttctcttttgtctCCGCTGCCGTCTGCGTGAGTCTGGCGGGCTTTGCGGGCGGTATGACGTACTTAGCGAAGTGGTGGCATGTGCTGGCGAAGAATCACAACGCGTACTTCCGCGTGGGCCCGATTGTAATGTGCGTGCTGATCGCCATAGGCGTTGGACCGATGATTCACCTGCTCCTGTTTCACACTTACCTCTGCATTATTGGCAAGACGACGTACCAACACATTGTTGACAAGCGGGAGCGTGTCGTGCAGTTCCCCAGTGGCGAAACCGAGGGGCGGATTCGCAGGAAGCGACGGCGATTGTGCTGTTGTTGAGCAGGCAGCTGAGAGGTGCgcgtccccctctccccttccttcccctccttttttttttttgctccaagagaaacaaaagaacGTCATCTCCAGTGATACTGCCATCGAGCgctttctgcttctctcttccgcgcTCTTACGGCGTTGTTGCGCGCGCAtgcattctctctctctctctctctcccctacTGACGAGTTGCGAGGcctatgtgtgtgggtgtgtgtgtgctggacTGCACACGTGTTTCGCTGATCTACGCAcgtctccttctcttttacagcccccctcttcctctcctcgttctctcccaAGAACGTGTTGAGGATAGAGCAAAAGAGGATAGCGGTGCTTCGATGAGAAGGCGTCGCTGTGCTGAACGTTTGATTTATTTGTGcccaccttttctttttctctctcctgtccccccccctctctgttggGGCTTGTTGACCACCCGCTCAGCTTCACCTGCGTTCCTCATCCTATatctcctccctttcgtcTCCAACTCGTTCTCCCTTtactccttttcttttgcatAATTTTTTGTGCTTTGTGTGCCCGGTTCGCGTGGAATTGTGAAGGTGCTGACGTGCATGTTGAGGCAAATTTCTGTATGTGCTTGGGTGTAGTGCTTGTGCTTATAGTGCTTCTCTTCACTGCCCTATCctgctcttccttctcctctttcacctCCTGCGCTGTGTGCGCAGATTGCCAATAGTCAGTagaaacagcagcggtgttgtggccgtcttcctcctttcctttcgtcGGTAGCTGTCTCTTCCACGTTGCTCTAtttttctctgtctttttcGCGCTGTTACAcactctccacctctctccgctcttGCCGCACAGAGAGCTAGACACGCGCTCGCGCATccattccctctctctctctctttctttctttcccgcATTAGaacctcttcctcttgctcctcctcctcttcctcccccgcTTCTCTTGTTGCTTCGTATTTGTTTCTCTGTTCGCTTCGCTTCTTGTGTCTTACGTGCGCACTCTTTGCTCCCTTGTAGCTGTCGCACCatcacgccgctgctgccgtgttTTCTCGTTAGTTGGGGTGCTACAGGTGTGTGcccctgtgtgtgtttgtgtgtgtgtttcttccCGAGAGCTGTGCTTGATGGTGAGCTGTTCGAAccttcgttttcttcacTTCCATGCTTATTTTCTTTGCCTGCGTGGTCCTCTCCAGCTTAGCATCTCTTCGGATAGCACGGCGGAAGAGCGTTGCTTTATTTGTGCGTTGGTTCGCACATGGGTGAGCATGTGTAATGCCCtggtgcttttctttccttgtatttgtgcgtctctcttgtttGCTCTTgcgcgctcgctcgctcctgCTAGCGATTTGTGCGCCGGTGagcgctggtggtgctcgaCTGAAGGGTCCCAGCAGATGGCCCCtcgctgtccctctctctctctctctcctccgtctGCATGTACagctttctttccttctaaAAAATGGTTCCCCTTTtcttggtggtggtggtggtgggatgggaggagggaggcctGTTTGAGCTGACGTGACGACTGCGGTGCTCCATTGTAGCCATATCATGAAACTCGTTGAGCGGCACAGCGTCGACCTCAGCGGGTTTGTGCAGTTCttcgcagcgcctgcgcggGTGCGTCAGGATGCTGCTGGCATTTGAGCACCGGCATTCATAATGATGTTATACTACACCCATATGCCCACGCCGTGGTGCGCTTGTCTCTTTACGCACCTCTGCACAGAGAATGAAGCCCATCGTAAAGAACAACACCCATAAAAAGCACGAAGATACTCAACCCTGCAGCGTGTGCTTCAGTCGCCCATGATGCTTCTCTACAGAGGAAAACACCAGCTTATACAATGACCCGAGCACTAACACGTGCTGTGAGACCCGGTcgctgaagaggaggatgcgAGGGCGTGGGGTGGGTGTAGACAAAGCGAGATCCAGGGGGCCATGCGCGTGCAAgtcaccgtcgccacagGGAAAACGAGCTCAAGAGAGTTCCCACCGCCTCagcctccccttttctctaccccccccccgtttCACGCTCCATATGCTGCAGGTGGCCAGATGAGAGTATACCGAAGAGCTCGCACTTCGGTATACTCTCATCTGGCCCTGTCATGCGAGCGGCGAAGAGGTGCTTTTCCCATTAGCGCCATAGTGAAAGCGTGCATGCACATGCAAAGACATTATGTCTGCGATGCTGTCAGCTGTCGTTGGTGTTCGCCGTAGTGGTTTCCTTGTAGCAtagccctcctccctccctccctccgcgtATCTCGACCGAGCGCTTCCTTTCCACTGAATCCACttgcctccttctctgtttATCCACGCTCTTCCCCTTCTGTGCAATGTGCTCATTTTACCCACTAGGGCAGCGGACCCACCGCATCGGCATACCCATACACCAGCCTGCAGGCGCTTGTTTCGACCAGAATCATTAGACATCCTGAGAGgtactccccctcccctaaCTACCACCTGCCCATCTGCGCTTTTCTTGTCTCTACTTGCCGTGTAGCTTCCAGAGGCACATCATGAGTGCCGCTGGAAATCAAGTACCCGTCcctggcacagcagcggccgacACGGCTGTCGCGCCTACCATGCACATGACACTTCACTCTCCAGCTGAGGTCGCCGACAGCCCGTTACCGATCCACCACGTGCAGCAACACCTCCTCGGCGCCCATGGCAGCTCGCCGTACGGGTCACCACCCAAAGACGCCGCACAACAAAGGTCTTCGTCTGCAAGAGGTGATCACGCTCCACAAGCCTCGCTGGTGGCCAACAAGCTCGGCTCTGCATCTGTctgtgagggggagggtgttGAGGCGGAGACAGTCGCGCTTGCAGAagtacagcagcgcggccCGTCTCCCACGGAAGCCGGTGCAAACGATGCGTTGCTGAAGTGCGTTGGCCTCGGCGCCGTGGATTCCGAGCGTAACGTGGATGAAGAGATAGACGCGAAGGGTGGAAGCAAGCGCGACGAGGCaagtggcagtggcagcagagATGAAATTGCCTTCGCACTGAGCGGCATGCATGATGCTTGTGTCGTGACAAACGTgctggcaccgccgtcagAGAGGTTTGCTGTCGGAAGGAATGTGGTGTCGAGCAaccacggcgccgctgatggCATTGATGGCTTTGAGTCTCGCTCCGATCAGCCACTGACCTCCTGCTGCGTGGACCGGCGCTGTTACCCTGACAGCTGGCGACAGActcggccgcggcgccacgCGTTCGAGCGCCCGCTGCACTCCTATCAGATTGCAGGCCAGATTTACTGCCTGGTGATAGTTATATTATTTTGGTCTAGCGTGTTTTCGGCCTACGTGCTGCTCTACACCCAGGACAAGCAGGACTGCATGGCTGAGCTGGTCACCTTTGCTCTCCTCGTGCTTGCCGGGACGATATGGCTCTACGGGTCCCTCATATTAATCTCCTTCAGGGACTGTGCAGACCGCAGCAACACGGGTGAGCTCTGCGTGTTCTGCCGGCGCTGCACGCGCTTGAGCTCGAAGCACTGCAAGGCGTGTAACAAGTGTGTGGAGGGATTCGACCACCACTGCAAGTGGCTGAACATGTGTGTCGGGAGGAACAACTATACCCTGTTTTTCTGCTTCGTGAGCGGATGTGTCTTCAGCAACTTCGCGACCCTTGCCAGTGTCATCTGCTTGCTCGTGCGATGGTGGCATATACTGGCGAAGAATCACAACGCGTACTTCCGCGTGGGCCCGATTGTGCTCTGCTTCGGGGTCCTTGTTAGCCTCGGCCCCATTGTGTATTTGCTCGGATTTCACGTCTACTTGCATCTTATCCtgaagacgacgacgtaCCAGCACATGGTGGGCAAGCGTGAGGAGACCTTCCAGATCCTTGTCGAGAAGGAGCCCCAAAAGACGCAGAAAAGGTGTTTCTGCTGCTAGAGTGCCGAGGACAATAGCCGCTGCGATTCCTCTCGGGGCTGCCATGCCACACGGACGAATGACCTGGCCTTTCGCCATGCGCTCCTGCACGTGCATGACTGTGTGCTCCAGCCGCGTGTCTTCACTACGCATtactcccttttctcttctctcttgatGTGCATATGTGCCTCAactttcttttcgtttctctcttgtgcgcCACTGCGGTGGCGCTATCCTTGCTGATGTGGCCTACTGTGCACAgcgccctcttttctctgtgacTCACGCATGGATATGCGTGTCTGTGATACTGGACTGCCCTTTTgactcctccctctttttgctttccatcttgttgctgccgctgcgcttaTTGTTGTTTGGCCTGTCGAGACGCAGTCTCTCCTCTAGTTGGGGCCACCTCGGgacttttcttcttcgtctcagttttttttttttattccCTGGCTCACCCTTTCACCATTGTAGCGGCTGCTGTTTCGGTCTGCTCATGTCGTTGTAATCCTCCGacggtgtgcgtgcgcacgtcTGTAGGCGAACGTGTGGGGGCGAACAGCCCCTGcgtctctcactctcttttctgGCGCTCGCTTGTGTGGTGTTTTGTTTTGACTGGATTTTCTTTGTTTGTAGCTTCACATACTTCCCACTGTTGCCCTCTTTATCTGCGcttgccctctccttccctccttaTTCTCTACCCCTGTCGTCCTCcatcctctctttccctcagCCGGAGCGCTGTGCCGTTTCTCTCTTACGCTTGCTTGACTTGAGTCTGTtctcgtgtttttttttctctcctcaccTTCTCGCGCAGAGTCG
This portion of the Leishmania panamensis strain MHOM/PA/94/PSC-1 chromosome 11 sequence genome encodes:
- a CDS encoding Sec61-like pretranslocation protein, putative (TriTrypDB/GeneDB-style sysID: LpmP.11.1060); amino-acid sequence: MAKQANWLMSLKPLLAVLPEIEKPQRVPGIKERIMWTAVALFVFLICCQVPVYGSRPGNASDPFYWMRIVLASNKGTLMELGISPIVSASLILELLAGVGILTYDPNNREERAVFEGFQKMMGLVITAVEAVAYVSSGMYGDPSRIGVAMCGMIILQLMVATMICILLDELLAKGWGIGSGTSLFISTNVCDTIIWKAFSPSTINTGRGAEFEGAIIAFFHLLVSRTDKVRALREAFYRPQLPNLTNIFSTIVVFVVVVFFQGFRVPLMTKSKYNGGDRQPYMIKLFYTSNMPIILQTSIVSNISFFSQILSRRFGNRNFLINLLGRWEERGYNGGGNGQLFPVGGLAYYLVPPATFYDLMADPIHAIFYVVFVLTSCAIFSRLWITISHTAPRDVAKQLASQGRWLVQARESEEDMARLLEKYIPVAASFGGLCVGALTIFADFLGAIGSGTGILLSVTMINQYYEILQQEAQDLGYGFLKQKVA
- a CDS encoding palmitoyl acyltransferase 7, putative (TriTrypDB/GeneDB-style sysID: LpmP.11.1070), which translates into the protein MTEDYDGKTDRECLDSTVATLSPPAGNGGSLQPSPMQSSSPQCGPAVLTPASAAAEVAYASGVIGLPSHAPNSTAAQACSAGLTHASMTHTGGQALSSIPASGPEKPISNLGEYGKGPVWPLIAAAASSESFTETLDIFSPASAREANFEVAKQSWRRGGGNHLPFQTFVAVPAGVDVGEGNMSRLPCVNLGPADADRPIAEEMEVAEKHRYSDERDDAFPMAGSYLDVGAEHIHGGDLHCGMEGAGEAWESDDRVEDDPKISRSAEPCCSLCVDVSKDPDIWRRSQPRRHAFERPLHSMQVMAFVFELLLIGLFWSSVFAGYILLYTQDKQDCMAELVTFALLVLAGTIWLYGSLILISFRDCADRSNTGELCVFCRRCTRLSSKHCKACNKCVEGFDHHCKWLNMCVGDKNYRLFFSFVSAAVCVSLAGFAGGMTYLAKWWHVLAKNHNAYFRVGPIVMCVLIAIGVGPMIHLLLFHTYLCIIGKTTYQHIVDKRERVVQFPSGETEGRIRRKRRRLCCC
- a CDS encoding palmitoyl acyltransferase 7, putative (TriTrypDB/GeneDB-style sysID: LpmP.11.1080); amino-acid sequence: MHMTLHSPAEVADSPLPIHHVQQHLLGAHGSSPYGSPPKDAAQQRSSSARGDHAPQASLVANKLGSASVCEGEGVEAETVALAEVQQRGPSPTEAGANDALLKCVGLGAVDSERNVDEEIDAKGGSKRDEASGSGSRDEIAFALSGMHDACVVTNVLAPPSERFAVGRNVVSSNHGAADGIDGFESRSDQPLTSCCVDRRCYPDSWRQTRPRRHAFERPLHSYQIAGQIYCLVIVILFWSSVFSAYVLLYTQDKQDCMAELVTFALLVLAGTIWLYGSLILISFRDCADRSNTGELCVFCRRCTRLSSKHCKACNKCVEGFDHHCKWLNMCVGRNNYTLFFCFVSGCVFSNFATLASVICLLVRWWHILAKNHNAYFRVGPIVLCFGVLVSLGPIVYLLGFHVYLHLILKTTTYQHMVGKREETFQILVEKEPQKTQKRCFCC